A stretch of the Prochlorococcus marinus str. MIT 0918 genome encodes the following:
- a CDS encoding potassium channel family protein: MSEWWQWLARKEGDALGFAVVGVGRFGTAVCRELILNGAEVLAVDSSEKAIDDLRQLEPSIEARVVDSTDEDSMREAGVLEMGTVVVGISEPIEASITTTLIAKHTEGSRVNEVIARATSDLHEKMLKRVGADRVVFPSRMQGERLGLELVRPNLIERLELDDQTGIDEIKVPEIFVGCSLRDLNLRKNYLVNVLAAGPAKRLTVNPPAKYILEKDHVLVVMGLMEDLQKLPQV; encoded by the coding sequence ATGAGTGAATGGTGGCAATGGTTGGCTAGAAAAGAGGGCGATGCTCTTGGATTTGCTGTTGTTGGTGTGGGTCGTTTTGGTACAGCTGTTTGTAGAGAATTAATTCTTAATGGTGCAGAGGTTCTTGCTGTTGATTCTTCAGAGAAAGCAATAGATGATCTACGTCAATTAGAACCTTCGATTGAAGCCAGGGTAGTTGATTCAACTGATGAAGATTCTATGAGAGAAGCAGGTGTTCTTGAAATGGGAACAGTAGTTGTAGGGATTAGTGAGCCAATAGAAGCAAGTATTACTACGACTCTGATTGCGAAACATACAGAAGGCAGTCGAGTGAATGAAGTAATTGCCAGAGCAACTAGTGATTTGCATGAAAAAATGTTGAAAAGGGTCGGTGCAGACCGAGTTGTTTTCCCTTCTAGAATGCAAGGTGAGCGATTAGGGTTAGAACTTGTTCGGCCGAATTTAATTGAAAGGTTAGAACTAGATGATCAAACAGGAATAGATGAAATTAAGGTTCCAGAAATCTTTGTAGGCTGTTCTTTAAGAGATTTAAATCTTCGTAAAAATTATTTAGTGAATGTTTTAGCTGCGGGACCAGCGAAACGATTAACAGTAAATCCTCCAGCAAAATATATTTTAGAAAAAGACCATGTATTGGTTGTAATGGGATTAATGGAAGATTTACAGAAATTACCTCAAGTCTGA
- a CDS encoding anhydro-N-acetylmuramic acid kinase, whose product MYFLGLMSGTSADGVDAALVHFEGNANNPRWKLINTVSLKYPSNLKKTIIDVGQGLQLQSSQWLEISESITETYCLAAKSCDQSGISNVVGCHGQTLYHRPPKDLYRGASLQMLQAPLLAILLGKTIVYDFRAKDLALGGQGAPLTPLSDASLIGRGNTWRAVLNLGGIANLSLIPPKSGFGSTSAVLGWDIGPANTLIDLAVQKISHNKLNYDCDGKIASQGIPDENAINTWLQEPFFQLLPPKSTGREKFGLKDLESRIDVINSSHQNDLIATITSFTASIVAQDLERLFNKKLIRPGEMFVAGGGSKNLFLMSEIVKRCRGIRVVSTEEVGIPVQFREAIGFALLAWWHTLNKPCVTSAITGAKKPSVLGIAVHPY is encoded by the coding sequence ATGTATTTTTTGGGTTTAATGAGTGGCACAAGTGCTGATGGTGTAGATGCTGCTTTAGTACATTTTGAAGGCAATGCAAATAATCCACGATGGAAATTAATCAATACAGTTTCACTGAAATATCCTTCTAATTTAAAAAAAACCATTATTGATGTAGGTCAAGGCCTGCAATTGCAATCCTCTCAATGGCTTGAAATTTCAGAGAGTATTACGGAGACTTATTGTCTAGCAGCCAAGAGTTGTGATCAATCTGGTATTTCCAACGTTGTTGGATGCCATGGACAGACTCTGTATCATCGACCGCCAAAAGATTTGTATAGGGGAGCGAGTTTGCAGATGCTCCAAGCTCCTTTATTAGCAATTCTTCTTGGGAAAACTATTGTTTATGACTTTAGAGCTAAAGATCTTGCCTTAGGTGGACAAGGTGCTCCGTTGACTCCATTATCGGATGCTTCGTTAATAGGGAGAGGAAATACTTGGAGAGCAGTTCTGAATTTGGGAGGCATAGCGAATCTTTCCCTAATTCCACCTAAATCTGGTTTTGGATCTACATCTGCAGTTTTGGGCTGGGATATTGGCCCCGCAAATACTTTGATAGACCTTGCGGTGCAGAAAATTAGTCATAATAAATTAAATTATGATTGTGATGGAAAGATTGCTTCACAAGGGATTCCAGATGAGAACGCAATTAATACTTGGCTTCAGGAACCTTTTTTTCAGCTTTTACCACCTAAATCAACTGGTCGAGAAAAATTTGGATTGAAAGATTTAGAAAGTAGAATTGATGTGATTAATTCATCTCATCAAAATGATTTAATAGCTACTATTACTAGTTTTACTGCTTCTATTGTTGCTCAAGACTTGGAAAGATTATTTAATAAGAAATTGATTAGACCTGGTGAAATGTTCGTGGCTGGAGGGGGAAGTAAAAACCTTTTTCTGATGAGTGAAATTGTAAAGAGATGTAGGGGGATTAGAGTTGTTTCTACTGAAGAAGTTGGTATTCCAGTTCAATTTAGAGAAGCTATAGGCTTTGCTCTATTGGCTTGGTGGCATACTCTTAATAAACCTTGCGTGACCTCTGCAATTACTGGAGCAAAAAAACCATCTGTTCTTGGGATTGCGGTACATCCATACTGA
- a CDS encoding type III pantothenate kinase — protein sequence MNTKKHCLLIGNSRWHWAVQKNEHWHFTHTAPDINKINNLKTSLWKWAAVGPIPKSLFLNPSQEVQIADIPLLKPPKWLGVDRALASWAAFTKAKSKNLHSKGLLVADAGTILSLTKITSKGEFAGGQLVAGLTLQRSAIAYGAEKLNPVTKEHLPNKKFPTSTEEAILRGSFQALLGTLLEAQKDSQMPLWLCGGNSKELFEALKMRNLEVYHFPNLVLEGMVNVKNLN from the coding sequence GTGAATACTAAAAAGCATTGTCTTCTAATTGGTAATAGTCGTTGGCATTGGGCAGTCCAAAAGAACGAACATTGGCATTTCACCCATACCGCACCAGATATAAATAAAATCAATAATCTGAAAACATCCTTATGGAAATGGGCAGCAGTAGGTCCTATTCCGAAGTCCTTATTTTTAAATCCCAGTCAAGAAGTACAAATTGCAGATATTCCTCTTTTAAAGCCACCGAAATGGCTAGGTGTCGATAGAGCACTAGCAAGTTGGGCTGCATTCACTAAAGCGAAATCTAAAAACCTACATTCCAAAGGATTACTAGTTGCAGATGCAGGGACAATCTTAAGCCTGACAAAGATCACATCCAAAGGAGAGTTTGCAGGAGGCCAATTAGTTGCAGGATTAACATTACAAAGGTCTGCCATCGCATATGGCGCTGAAAAACTAAATCCAGTTACAAAAGAACACCTACCAAACAAAAAATTTCCTACATCGACAGAAGAAGCAATATTAAGAGGTAGTTTTCAAGCTCTCTTAGGAACACTCTTAGAAGCACAAAAAGACTCTCAAATGCCTCTTTGGTTATGTGGAGGAAACTCAAAAGAGCTTTTTGAAGCTCTAAAAATGCGCAATCTTGAGGTATATCATTTCCCCAACCTTGTTCTTGAAGGAATGGTCAACGTTAAAAATCTGAATTAA
- a CDS encoding 4'-phosphopantetheinyl transferase family protein — MLFHQLEETLPLTEVLNSRVLPLWLIPIESTAQEITPEETKIANSLSTKRSKEYKITRGYARLILSKLFNIDPLKVPLKAYPGKAPSLPEGFGYISFSHCRDALLIAWSPEQVGVDIENKNRKFSRKLIASRFYTDKENNALIQLENSFYDLEVLNIWVMKEALIKWQRGRLSKDLGEWEIERKTNIAIHKKLNHHVNVYLKSYKNWTISTASNQKIYKTQPMLCTF; from the coding sequence GTGCTTTTTCACCAACTTGAAGAGACATTGCCATTAACTGAGGTATTAAACTCAAGAGTACTGCCTCTTTGGCTTATTCCTATAGAGTCCACAGCACAAGAAATTACTCCAGAGGAAACGAAAATAGCCAACTCTCTCTCTACAAAGCGGTCAAAAGAATATAAAATTACCAGAGGTTATGCACGTTTAATCTTATCTAAACTATTTAATATAGATCCTTTAAAAGTTCCTTTAAAAGCTTATCCAGGAAAAGCACCTAGTTTGCCAGAAGGGTTTGGATATATAAGTTTTAGTCACTGCAGAGATGCACTTCTAATAGCTTGGTCTCCTGAACAAGTAGGTGTGGATATTGAAAATAAGAATAGAAAATTTTCAAGGAAACTCATCGCAAGTCGATTCTATACTGATAAAGAAAATAATGCACTAATTCAATTAGAAAATAGTTTCTATGATTTAGAAGTTTTAAATATATGGGTAATGAAAGAAGCCTTGATAAAATGGCAAAGAGGGCGTTTATCTAAAGATTTAGGAGAATGGGAAATTGAACGAAAAACTAATATTGCAATTCACAAAAAACTAAATCACCATGTCAATGTATATCTAAAATCATATAAAAATTGGACAATTTCTACTGCATCTAATCAAAAAATATATAAAACTCAACCAATGCTATGTACATTTTAA
- the bcp gene encoding thioredoxin-dependent thiol peroxidase, whose amino-acid sequence MSLQVGEKAPDFSLPDQDGNVVNLSSFKGQRVVVYFYPKDDTPGCTKEACNFRDRWNLFEEHQIKVLGISKDPANKHSKFIDKYQLPFTLLTDLEPCPVASSYDSYGLKKFMGKEYMGMKRQTFVIDDQGNLELIYLKVKAATMADEIVSDLNLN is encoded by the coding sequence ATGTCTCTTCAAGTTGGTGAAAAAGCACCGGATTTTAGTCTCCCTGATCAAGATGGCAATGTAGTAAATCTGTCATCATTTAAAGGTCAGAGAGTTGTTGTTTATTTTTATCCAAAAGATGATACTCCAGGCTGTACGAAGGAAGCTTGTAATTTTCGTGATAGGTGGAACCTCTTTGAGGAACATCAAATAAAAGTACTTGGAATTAGTAAAGATCCTGCAAATAAACATTCAAAGTTTATTGATAAATATCAGTTGCCTTTTACTTTGCTTACTGATTTAGAACCTTGTCCAGTGGCTTCATCTTATGACAGCTATGGCTTGAAAAAATTTATGGGAAAAGAGTATATGGGAATGAAAAGGCAAACGTTTGTCATAGATGATCAAGGTAATTTGGAATTAATTTATTTAAAAGTTAAAGCAGCTACTATGGCTGATGAGATAGTTTCTGATTTGAATTTGAATTAA
- a CDS encoding phosphoadenylyl-sulfate reductase, which produces MNDDTDMTPDKSKEMAFSCIPLKDAREHLKQVSPIKRLAWGIEQYGTKLALTTSFGIQSSVLLHMVHLLKMGNQIKIIWVDTGYLPPETYQYAEELINLLKIEVTVVQSKLSPARMEALYGQLWQTNSSKDLEKYHQIRKVEPLEEALEAFGIKCWASGVRSNQTNTRSAMTLLDPIRERLSLRPILEWSQKDVFYYMKEHNLPEHPLFKKGFSTIGDWHSSAPDGPNVTGRQTRFGGLKQECGIHISEKK; this is translated from the coding sequence ATGAATGATGATACTGACATGACACCTGATAAATCGAAAGAAATGGCATTCTCATGCATTCCCTTAAAAGATGCTAGAGAACATTTAAAACAAGTATCTCCCATAAAACGCCTAGCATGGGGTATTGAGCAATATGGAACAAAGCTTGCTTTAACTACAAGTTTTGGAATTCAATCATCTGTCTTACTACATATGGTTCATTTACTCAAAATGGGTAATCAAATAAAAATAATTTGGGTAGATACGGGATATCTTCCACCAGAAACATATCAATATGCAGAAGAGCTTATTAATTTACTTAAAATAGAGGTCACAGTTGTTCAAAGCAAACTTTCTCCGGCTAGAATGGAAGCTTTATATGGTCAGCTTTGGCAAACAAATTCTTCAAAAGATCTAGAAAAATATCATCAAATACGCAAAGTAGAACCATTAGAAGAGGCGCTAGAAGCATTTGGTATTAAATGCTGGGCCAGTGGAGTGAGAAGCAATCAAACTAATACTCGAAGTGCCATGACTCTTTTAGATCCAATTAGAGAACGTCTTTCACTAAGGCCAATTTTAGAGTGGTCTCAAAAAGACGTTTTTTATTATATGAAAGAGCATAATTTACCTGAACACCCTTTATTTAAAAAAGGATTCTCAACTATTGGTGATTGGCATTCAAGTGCACCAGATGGTCCGAATGTCACAGGGAGACAAACAAGGTTCGGAGGGCTCAAACAAGAATGTGGTATTCATATCTCAGAAAAAAAATAA
- a CDS encoding SLC13 family permease: protein MNELSAVLENPQALITLGVLFLAVLLFISGFLAPELTGLLSVSLLMATGVLEPQKALSGFGSPALITLMGLFAVSAALFKSGALDRLREVISFETINTPRRLIGVLGFVVAPISGIVPNTPVVASLLPVIEAWCVKRNLSPSRVLLPLSFATLLGGTLTLLGSSVNLLVSDISAQLGYGSLELFSFTAIGVPIWLIGTSYLLLAPDWLLPDRGRESTEFGSRPDQIGYFTEVTIPDHSELVGQSLRNSRLQRRFDVDVLELQRGRERLLPPLADRTIEPGDRLLLRVTRSDLLRLQQEHTIQLAQRSLNNPSKSAFEPILAEGQKTVEVLLPAGSTLAGASLRELRFRQRHNATVLALRRGQQTVQERLGQAILHEGDVLLLQAPIDSIRGLQASNDLLVLDQLENDLPTVQRKPIAIAIAMAMIVLPTITKLPLVASVLIAVIAMVVGGCLRPAEVQRSIRLDVILLLGSLSSFSVAMQSTGLADAFAGALDYWLVGLPTYLGVLVVFFSTTIFTQLISNAASVALLAPVAVQLAPGMNLPPTALLMTVLFGASQSFLTPMGYQTNLMVFGPGRYRFLDVTRYGFGLTFIMTLVIPLLIIWQYGGI, encoded by the coding sequence ATGAATGAATTAAGTGCTGTTTTAGAGAATCCTCAAGCACTAATTACCTTAGGGGTTTTATTTTTAGCTGTATTGCTTTTTATTAGTGGTTTTCTTGCTCCTGAGCTGACCGGACTTTTAAGTGTTTCTCTCTTAATGGCAACAGGGGTTTTAGAACCTCAAAAGGCTTTGTCAGGGTTTGGTAGCCCTGCTCTTATTACTTTGATGGGCTTGTTTGCCGTCTCTGCTGCTTTATTTAAAAGTGGTGCTTTAGATCGACTGAGAGAAGTAATATCTTTCGAAACTATTAATACACCGCGACGTTTAATTGGGGTTTTGGGTTTCGTTGTCGCTCCTATTTCAGGGATTGTTCCAAATACACCTGTGGTTGCTTCTTTGTTACCTGTGATTGAAGCATGGTGTGTTAAGCGCAATCTTTCTCCATCTAGGGTTCTATTACCACTGTCTTTTGCGACTTTATTAGGTGGTACTTTGACGTTACTTGGAAGTTCGGTCAATCTTTTAGTTAGTGATATTAGTGCTCAGCTTGGGTATGGTTCTTTGGAATTATTTAGTTTTACCGCAATAGGGGTTCCAATATGGTTGATAGGAACATCTTATTTATTATTAGCCCCTGATTGGCTTTTGCCTGATAGAGGTAGGGAAAGTACTGAGTTTGGTAGTAGACCTGATCAAATTGGCTACTTTACAGAGGTAACAATTCCTGATCATTCAGAATTGGTAGGGCAATCTTTGCGTAACAGTCGCTTACAACGTCGCTTTGATGTTGATGTACTTGAATTACAAAGAGGAAGAGAACGGCTTCTCCCCCCTCTTGCAGATCGAACAATTGAACCAGGAGATAGATTGTTATTACGTGTAACTCGCTCTGATCTTTTACGATTGCAGCAAGAACATACAATTCAATTAGCTCAGCGCTCGTTAAATAATCCTTCTAAAAGTGCATTTGAACCAATTCTGGCTGAAGGACAGAAAACTGTAGAGGTTTTACTTCCAGCTGGCTCAACATTGGCTGGTGCTAGCTTGAGAGAATTAAGATTTCGCCAGCGTCATAATGCGACTGTTTTAGCATTAAGAAGAGGCCAACAGACTGTGCAAGAACGTCTTGGACAAGCCATTTTGCATGAAGGCGATGTATTGCTTTTACAGGCACCAATTGACTCGATTCGTGGATTACAAGCAAGTAATGATCTGCTTGTTCTTGATCAACTTGAGAATGATTTGCCAACTGTGCAACGAAAACCCATTGCTATTGCAATAGCAATGGCAATGATTGTATTGCCTACTATTACCAAGCTACCTTTAGTCGCTTCGGTCTTAATTGCTGTAATAGCAATGGTGGTTGGTGGATGTTTAAGGCCTGCTGAAGTTCAACGTTCTATACGTCTTGATGTAATTCTTTTGTTGGGTTCTCTTTCTAGTTTCAGCGTCGCAATGCAATCTACTGGTCTTGCAGATGCTTTTGCTGGTGCTCTTGATTATTGGTTAGTTGGTTTACCTACATATTTGGGGGTATTAGTAGTTTTCTTTTCAACGACTATATTCACTCAACTTATTAGTAATGCTGCTTCTGTAGCTTTATTGGCTCCAGTTGCAGTACAACTTGCTCCAGGAATGAACTTACCTCCCACTGCTCTCTTGATGACAGTTTTATTTGGTGCAAGCCAGTCTTTTCTTACTCCTATGGGTTATCAGACAAACTTAATGGTTTTTGGACCAGGACGTTATCGATTTCTTGATGTAACAAGGTATGGATTTGGTCTTACGTTCATCATGACATTAGTTATTCCTTTATTAATAATTTGGCAATATGGTGGCATTTGA
- a CDS encoding TrkH family potassium uptake protein, with product MSFSNSVSRKLAWYRRLTVPQFTVLTGILVILLGTILLATPICSDLDVGLWESFFTATSAVTVTGLTIIDIGKDLTIFGQVVLALMLLIGGLGLMAITTFLQGFVVSGTELRTRLDRGKTLDEFGVGGVGRTFRGIALTATILIVFGALILFYFGFTDIPNFGERLWAAFFHSISAYNNAGFGLWSESMQGYRTNGVVNFVIIFLILLGGLGWRVTSDLWMNRRNLHFRKLSLHTRLVIRTSIFLIALGSFGLLITESIGQGAFFSSIDFPNRISTALFAAVSARTAGFTSMPISIHTISDSGLLLLMTLMFIGASPGGTGGGIKTTTVAALMAATRSTLRGQDNVVIRNRKISDKIVLKAVGITVGSILFVLLMALMITMTSSFDVNQDFSFLEILFTCISAFATVGFDIGVTKNLGYFGQLILVIGMFVGRLGILLLLSAIWQALNRGKNQHLNRIGYPREDLYV from the coding sequence GTGTCATTTTCTAATTCAGTCAGTCGAAAACTTGCTTGGTACCGCAGATTAACTGTTCCTCAATTTACTGTTCTAACAGGAATTTTGGTAATACTTTTGGGTACGATTCTTCTAGCAACACCTATTTGTTCTGACTTAGATGTTGGGCTTTGGGAATCTTTCTTTACTGCTACTTCTGCTGTAACTGTCACAGGGTTGACCATTATAGATATAGGTAAAGATTTAACTATCTTTGGTCAAGTTGTTTTGGCTTTGATGCTCCTTATAGGAGGTTTAGGATTAATGGCAATTACTACATTTTTGCAAGGGTTTGTTGTAAGCGGAACAGAGTTGCGTACTCGCTTAGATCGTGGAAAAACTCTTGATGAATTTGGAGTTGGAGGAGTAGGGAGAACTTTTCGAGGTATTGCTCTTACGGCAACAATATTAATTGTTTTTGGAGCCTTGATTCTTTTTTATTTTGGCTTCACTGATATACCCAATTTTGGCGAAAGATTATGGGCAGCATTTTTTCATAGCATTTCTGCATATAACAATGCAGGCTTTGGTCTTTGGTCTGAAAGTATGCAAGGTTATCGAACTAATGGAGTAGTTAATTTTGTCATTATTTTTTTAATATTATTAGGAGGTTTGGGATGGAGAGTGACGAGTGATTTGTGGATGAACCGAAGAAATTTGCATTTTCGTAAACTTAGTCTTCATACACGTTTAGTAATAAGAACCTCAATATTTCTTATAGCTTTGGGTAGTTTTGGATTGCTAATTACTGAATCTATTGGACAAGGTGCTTTCTTTAGTAGCATTGATTTCCCTAATCGAATCAGTACTGCATTGTTTGCAGCTGTAAGTGCAAGAACAGCAGGCTTTACAAGCATGCCTATTTCTATTCATACCATTTCTGATTCAGGTTTACTGCTCTTGATGACATTAATGTTTATAGGAGCCAGTCCAGGAGGAACAGGGGGAGGAATTAAAACAACAACAGTAGCCGCTTTGATGGCTGCAACTAGATCAACTTTAAGGGGACAAGATAATGTAGTAATTCGGAATCGAAAAATTTCTGACAAGATAGTTTTAAAGGCTGTAGGAATTACAGTTGGTTCGATTTTATTTGTTTTATTAATGGCTTTGATGATTACCATGACTAGTAGTTTTGATGTAAATCAAGATTTTTCTTTTCTTGAAATTTTATTTACCTGCATTTCAGCTTTTGCAACAGTGGGGTTTGATATTGGTGTTACGAAAAATTTGGGTTATTTTGGTCAATTAATATTAGTTATTGGTATGTTTGTAGGAAGATTAGGCATACTCTTATTATTAAGTGCGATTTGGCAAGCTCTGAACAGAGGAAAAAATCAACATCTAAATCGCATCGGTTACCCACGTGAGGATCTTTATGTTTAA
- a CDS encoding NAD(P)/FAD-dependent oxidoreductase, with product MTNNASYSNPVVVVGGGFGGLTTALTLSNYSERPPIILIEPRKRFIFLPLLYELLSDELKAWEVAPFYKTLVSQRGIVLVEQFVEKIDLIDNSVLTSSGEKIAYGQLVLATGAKPNNYGIEGVNEYSSTFNRYEDVSEIKQLISKINNSTNYSQDLVIVGAGATGIELACKISDLLEDRITIHLIDISERVLLNGKSFNQDQAEQALRKRSIQLHLNTRVLKLSENMVEMEKCDINPPEISCLRHQGLFWTAGVKASLPDGLNKFLSKDGRLCIDSTLRISGHDNVFAIGDVALSEECTLPSNAQIAMQQGELVAQNIIANNEGKSSKSFEYVDRGEMLSLGIGEATITGMGFTLSGSLAFKIRRMAYLSKMPNLSLSVRSVGAWLLSHGEKSI from the coding sequence ATGACTAATAATGCTTCTTATAGTAATCCTGTTGTAGTTGTAGGTGGAGGATTTGGTGGGTTAACTACAGCATTGACTTTAAGTAATTATTCAGAACGTCCTCCTATAATTTTGATTGAACCTCGTAAGAGGTTCATCTTTTTACCGTTATTATATGAACTCTTAAGCGATGAATTGAAAGCATGGGAAGTCGCACCTTTTTATAAAACTTTAGTTTCACAGAGAGGTATTGTATTAGTTGAACAATTTGTTGAGAAAATTGATTTGATAGATAATTCTGTTTTAACTAGTTCTGGTGAGAAGATAGCTTATGGACAGTTAGTTCTTGCTACTGGTGCAAAGCCTAATAATTATGGTATTGAAGGAGTGAATGAATATAGTTCAACGTTTAATAGATATGAAGATGTATCTGAAATTAAACAATTAATTTCCAAAATAAACAATTCTACAAATTATTCACAGGATTTGGTAATTGTCGGTGCTGGAGCAACAGGAATTGAACTGGCTTGTAAGATATCAGATCTTTTAGAGGATCGTATTACTATTCATCTAATCGATATTAGTGAACGAGTATTACTGAATGGAAAATCTTTTAATCAGGATCAAGCGGAACAGGCTTTAAGGAAAAGATCGATTCAATTACATTTAAATACACGTGTTTTGAAGCTAAGTGAAAATATGGTCGAGATGGAAAAATGTGATATTAACCCTCCAGAAATTTCTTGTTTAAGGCATCAAGGTTTGTTTTGGACTGCTGGTGTCAAGGCTTCTTTGCCTGATGGACTAAATAAATTTTTATCGAAGGATGGGAGATTGTGTATAGATTCGACATTAAGAATTTCCGGTCATGACAATGTTTTTGCTATTGGTGATGTTGCTTTGAGTGAAGAATGTACGCTTCCATCTAATGCTCAGATTGCAATGCAACAAGGCGAACTAGTTGCACAGAATATTATTGCTAATAATGAAGGTAAATCTTCAAAATCTTTTGAATATGTTGATCGTGGAGAAATGCTTAGTTTAGGCATTGGTGAAGCCACGATTACTGGAATGGGTTTTACACTTTCTGGATCCCTTGCTTTTAAAATTCGACGTATGGCGTATTTATCCAAAATGCCCAATCTATCTTTGAGCGTTCGTTCTGTGGGAGCTTGGTTACTAAGCCATGGTGAGAAATCAATTTAG
- a CDS encoding alpha-D-glucose phosphate-specific phosphoglucomutase: MPVQDSSLDNNQFKVVLNTPFNDQKPGTSGLRKSTKYFQQPHYLESFIESILQTLPGVKGGVLVIGGDGRFGNRSAIDVIIRMAAANQVKRIITTVDGILSTPAASNLIRMHQAVGGIILSASHNSGGPDGDFGVKVNGSNGGPANESLTDAIYAYTKKLDAYHIINHQPIDLALPGQYHISSMTIDVIDGIDDYIELMQKTFDFDKISSLLKNDFCIAFDALNAVTGPYAKRLFEDILGASPGTVRNAIPLEDFGGCHPDPNLTYAKELADLLLNGEQYSFGAACDGDGDRNMILGRNCFVNPSDSLAVLTANAHCVPAYANKLVGVARSMPTSSAVDIVAKHLGIDCFETPTGWKFFGNLLDSGQINLCGEESFGTGSNHVREKDGLWAVLFWLQILAEKKCSVKDLMNLHWRRFGRHYYSRHDYESISNDIANDLYETAEFKLPALIGGSFAGRNVSLADNFTYKDPVDGSITTRQGLRILLDDGSRVVLRLSGTGTKGATLRVYLESYVSPQGNLHQNPQNALSDMIQAIDSFAEITERTGMQVPTVIT; encoded by the coding sequence AACTCTTCCTGGGGTTAAGGGAGGAGTATTAGTAATTGGTGGGGATGGTCGATTTGGAAATAGAAGTGCTATTGATGTCATTATTCGAATGGCAGCTGCAAATCAAGTTAAAAGGATAATTACAACTGTTGATGGCATTCTTTCTACTCCAGCTGCTTCTAATTTAATTAGAATGCATCAAGCAGTCGGCGGCATAATTCTTTCTGCTAGTCATAACTCAGGAGGCCCTGATGGGGATTTTGGTGTAAAAGTTAATGGTTCTAATGGAGGACCAGCTAATGAATCTTTAACAGACGCAATTTATGCATATACAAAAAAACTGGATGCATATCACATAATTAATCATCAGCCAATTGATCTTGCTTTGCCTGGCCAATATCATATTTCTTCAATGACTATAGACGTGATTGATGGCATAGACGATTACATTGAGTTAATGCAAAAGACTTTTGATTTTGATAAAATTAGCTCTTTGTTGAAAAATGACTTTTGCATTGCATTTGATGCATTAAATGCTGTAACAGGGCCTTATGCTAAAAGGTTGTTTGAAGATATTTTGGGTGCTTCGCCTGGGACGGTGAGAAATGCAATACCCTTAGAAGATTTTGGAGGTTGTCATCCTGATCCTAATTTAACTTATGCAAAAGAATTAGCTGATTTATTGCTTAATGGAGAACAATATTCATTTGGAGCTGCTTGTGATGGCGATGGTGATAGGAACATGATTTTAGGACGCAATTGTTTTGTAAATCCCAGTGATAGTCTTGCTGTATTAACTGCGAATGCTCATTGCGTTCCTGCTTATGCCAATAAATTAGTAGGAGTAGCTCGTTCAATGCCAACTAGCTCGGCTGTAGATATTGTTGCAAAGCACTTAGGGATCGACTGCTTTGAAACTCCAACTGGTTGGAAATTTTTTGGGAATCTTTTAGATTCAGGCCAAATTAATCTTTGTGGAGAAGAAAGTTTTGGTACTGGTAGCAATCATGTGCGAGAAAAAGATGGGTTATGGGCAGTGCTTTTCTGGTTGCAAATTTTGGCTGAGAAAAAGTGTTCTGTAAAAGATCTAATGAATCTACATTGGAGACGCTTTGGACGTCATTATTATTCTAGACATGATTATGAATCAATTTCGAATGACATAGCCAATGATTTATATGAGACAGCTGAATTCAAATTACCTGCATTAATCGGAGGTTCCTTTGCTGGTCGTAATGTCTCATTAGCAGATAACTTTACTTATAAAGATCCTGTGGATGGCTCAATTACTACTCGCCAAGGTTTGAGAATTCTATTAGATGATGGTAGTAGAGTAGTTTTACGTTTATCTGGTACAGGCACAAAAGGTGCAACTTTACGAGTCTATTTAGAAAGTTATGTATCTCCACAGGGAAATTTGCACCAAAATCCTCAAAATGCGCTTTCAGATATGATTCAGGCTATTGATTCTTTTGCAGAAATCACGGAAAGAACTGGTATGCAGGTTCCTACAGTTATTACTTGA